The Mugil cephalus isolate CIBA_MC_2020 chromosome 11, CIBA_Mcephalus_1.1, whole genome shotgun sequence genome includes a window with the following:
- the oscp1b gene encoding protein OSCP1, with the protein MSSRTLPLLFINLGGEMLYILDQRLRAQNIPADKAKKVMNDIITTMFNKKFLEELFKPQELYSKKALRTVFDRLAHASIMRLNQASMDKLYDLMTMAFKYQVLLCPRPKDVLLVSFNHMDAIKEFVKDTPSILSQVDETYQQLIGMYTPLSSGEFQLIRQTLLIFFQDMHIRVSIFLKDKVQNSNGRFVLPTSGPVPHGTQVPGLIRMFSCTGEELARLQFSNGGNYTAALREGSFEMFGDRVTKLGTNMYSVSRPVETHMSGTSKNSAQHTKVNTAPNPLAKEELNLLARLMGGLEVQKPGNTDSGFRINLFATDEEEVEALKSRPDELSYGIINIQATKDQQANAELAKIMGEFTESGDQSPGASSKGDDLLAMMDGL; encoded by the exons ATGTCTTCACGGACTCTACCTCTGCTCTTTATTAATCTCGGCGGGGAAATGCTGTACATCCTGGACCAGCGTCTCCGTGCTCAGAATATACCTGCTGACAAAGCCAAGAAAG TTATGAAtgacatcatcaccaccatGTTCAACAAAAAGTTCCTGGAGGAGCTTTTCAAGCCTCAGGAGCTTTATTCCAAGAAGGCTCTGCGGACTGTGTTCGACAGGCTGGCCCATGCATCCATAATGAGACTTAACCAAGCTAGTATGGACAAG CTCTATGACTTGATGACCATGGCTTTCAAATATCAGGTGCTTCTCTGTCCCCGACCAAAAGACGTCCTTCTTGTCTCCTTCAACCACATGGATGCAATCAAAGAGTTTGTGAAAGACACTCCCAGCATACTCAGCCAAGTGGATGAAACTTACCAACAGCTCATAGGG ATGTATACACCGTTGTCCAGTGGTGAATTCCAGCTGATTAGACAGACTCTTCTTATCTTCTTTCAAGACATGCATATAAGG GTGTCTATTTTCCTTAAAGACAAAGTGCAGAACTCAAATGGCCGCTTTGTACTTCCCACCAGTGGTCCAGTGCCCCATGGAACTCAAGTCCCTGGCTTGATAAG GATGTTTAGCTGTACTGGTGAGGAGCTGGCCAGGCTGCAGTTCAGTAATGGAGGGAACTACACTGCTGCTCTCCGAGAAGGGTCTTTTGAGATGTTTGGAGATAGAGTCACAAAACTAGGCACTAACAT GTACAGTGTAAGCCGCCCAGTGGAAACTCACATGTCTGGCACATCAAAAAATTCAGCTCAGCACACAAAG GTCAACACTGCTCCCAACCCTCTCGCCAAAGAGGAACTGAACCTGCTGGCTAGGTTAATGGGAGGGTTAGAAGTTCAGAAACCAGGAAACACTGATAGTGGCTTCCGAATTAACCTCTTTGccacagatgaagaagaagt GGAGGCATTAAAATCAAGACCAGATGAGCTTTCATATGGAATCATAAACATCCAAGCTACAAAG GACCAACAGGCTAATGCGGAACTCGCCAAGATCATGGGAGAGTTCACGGAGTCTGGAGATCAGTCTCCCGGTGCCAGCAGCAAAGGAGACGACCTTCTGGCCATGATGGACGGTCTGTGA
- the LOC125016887 gene encoding cornifelin-like has product MSNPVVTHQPGAGGYGTNVQTGEWSTGLCNCFSDCLVCALGCVCPIALSCYTANKYGENCCLPLVPGGLTAMRTHMRLTYGIQGTVCNDALMSFFCGLCEVCRMAREIRIRNGEITL; this is encoded by the exons ATGTCAAACCCAGTGGTCACCCATCAACCAGGAGCTGGCGGCTATGGGACAAACGTCCAAACAGGAGAATGGAGCACGGGCTTGTGCAACTGCTTCAGTGACTGTTTGGTCT GTGCCCTTGGCTGTGTCTGTCCTATTGCACTGAGCTGCTACACAGCAAATAAGTATGGAGAAAACTGCTGTTTGCCTCTTGTGCCAGGAGGTTTAACAGCCATGAGGACTCATATGAGACTCACCTACGGTATTCAG GGAACAGTATGCAACGACGCCTTGATGAGCTTTTTCTGCGGATTATGTGAAGTGTGCAGGATGGCACGAGAAATCCGCATCAGGAATGGCGAGATTACACTGTAA
- the mrps15 gene encoding 28S ribosomal protein S15, mitochondrial codes for MLTNLGLRAALRWSAGALRQSSALCSAVSLQTRTCSPSGPTVSRVAGNFVVLPPLRHYARGQKQTTSESQLSDLHPTMLKKDYAAVPIVQTTDDLVKRLLSLELASHSEKLKLKTEQLVAKVQKDEYDRSSVEVRVAVLTARIRNYQEHLKKHHKDKANKRRMLMAIDRRKKLLKNLRLVRYEAFEKVCEQLGITYTFPPEYYRRVTRRWLAKKEFCKKVYKAVQKQKAEQRLRMKQSSTQMNAATTKAEET; via the exons ATGCTCACTAACCTAGGACTGCGGGCCGCTCTGCGGTGGTCGGCTGGGGCTCTCCGTCAAAGCTCCGCTCTGTGCTCGGCTGTGTCGCTCCAAACGCGAACATGCAGCCCATCAGGACCGACAGTGAGCCGTG tTGCAGGAAATTTTGTGGTTCTGCCACCGCTAAGACATTATGCTCGAGGTCAAAAGCAAACAACATCAG AGAGCCAGCTGAGTGATCTTCATCCAACAATGCTGAAGAAGGATTATGCGGCTGTTCCCATTGTTCAAAC GACTGATGATCTGGTCAAGCGGCTTCTGTCTCTGGAGCTGGCGAGTCAT agtgAAAAGCTAAAGCTGAAAACGGAGCAATTGGTTGCAAAAGTCCAGAAGGATGAGTATGACCGCAGCTCAGTGGAAGTCCGGG TGGCTGTTTTGACTGCGAGAATCCGAAATTATCAAGAGCAtttgaaaaaacatcacaag GACAAAGCTAACAAGAGGCGGATGCTCATGGCCATTGACCGGAGGAAAAAGCTTTTGAAAAACCTTAGGCTGGTTCGCTATGAGGCCTTTGAGAAAGTGTGTGAGCAGCTGGGCATCACCTACACCTTCCCCCCTGAATACTACAGACGGGTCACCCGCCGCTGGCTGGCCAAAAAAGAATTCTGCAAAAAG GTCTACAAAGCAGTGCAGAAGCAGAAAGCAGAACAGAGGCTGAGGATGAAGCAGAGTtcaacacaaatgaatgcaGCTACCACAAAAGCAGAAGAGACTTAA
- the csf3r gene encoding granulocyte colony-stimulating factor receptor: MISTVIVVLLAFVSEAKNEDDIQPCAKVQTSSSVVLLGSPVTATCVVRGDCPLVAGQAVHIEWRLGNRFIPSNSTVNGSDTVSEAVISNFNQTRELLTCYIQNPTPQAVAGVVIRAGYPPEAPQNLSCLTNLTKPNTMTCSWDPGQRETHLLTNYSLHTNIWDLNINRVYELPSGIHHYTIPRSGFSLSAEMKIQVKAVNELGEASSGALILEPLGATKFDPPEILNMEAVAKKYGCLRLRWSMSKDQAWIQDSLNLQVRFKTVDSSQWSEQIFESRVRAVNLCQLLHGTQYLAQIRVRYKQSPWSDWSGSQSGVTLETAPTGRLDWWMKVSGDQMPKQLNVQLFWKPSKQFRANGQNVSYIVTAQKTPGEKGKLCFTRESYCSLRVPGRAKKVYLRAVNAAGKSPPTEVRIYQPKAYTAVSEVTAVPYDDTSLLVWWKSGVTPGLIGYVVEWIPLLETGPSHSQFEIADKNQSSLVITGSFEPYKPYGISVYPRFKDGIGLPQTVNAYLRQKAPSMVPKMKMKKSWKPYIEVTWDEIPLDQRNGFIQNYQIFYWEEEGPINIVNADPDERKVTLKNINTMHLYKAFMMVSTSGGSINGSTFEFQFESFDAVTVEFIATGAGGLIFVMIIVIFLVLTCFSKQKRIKGHFWPAVPDPANSSVKRWTSESTQDSYPSWDNEEPNPIYLSHLSFLDLPMKSDKEEDDLWLNNAEDTSDLGESICGSPFIPGYSGSNSDSIPYATVIFSSPCNSPPPKEPHVYLRSESTQPLLEAEEPFSPKCYQNMTPVGMSGEQCLFGPSHDGVPEEGPDPVALWDDFPFLRALAMNDTQND, from the exons ATGATATCCACAGTGATTGTTGTGCTGCTGGCATTTGTGAGTGAGGCGAAGAATG AGGATGACATACAGCCATGTGCCAAAGTCCAGACATCCAGCTCAGTGGTGCTTCTGGGGTCACCTGTTACAGCCACATGTGTCGTCAGAGGGgactgccctctggtggccgGACAAGCTGTTCATATAGAGTGGCGCCTCGGCAACCGCTTTATTCCCAGCAACTCCACGGTCAATGGGAGTGACACTGTTTCTGAAGCCGTAATATCAAACTTCAATCAGACCAGGGAACTTCTCACTTGCTACATCCAGAACCCTACTCCCCAGGCTGTTGCTGGAGTGGTGATTCGAGCAGGAT aTCCACCAGAAGCCCCGCAAAACCTCAGCTGTCTGACAAACCTCACCAAACCTAACACAATGACCTGTAGCTGGGACCCTGGCCAGCGGGAGACACACCTGCTCACTAACTACAGCCTCCACACAAACATATG GGATTTGAACATAAACCGTGTTTATGAGCTGCCGTCAGGAATCCACCACTACACCATTCCTCGCTCTGGCTTTAGTCTGTCCgctgaaatgaaaatacaagtGAAGGCTGTCAATGAGCTGGGAGAGGCATCTTCAGGAGCTCTGATTTTGGAACCCCTTGGTGCAA cTAAGTTTGACCCACCTGAGATTCTGAATATGGAAGCGGTGGCTAAAAAGTACGGCTGCCTGAGGCTGAGATGGAGTATGTCCAAGGACCAGGCCTGGATACAGGATAGTCTGAACCTACAAGTTCGGTTTAAGACAGTTGACAGTAGCCAGTGGAGTGAACAA ATCTTTGAGAGCCGTGTCAGAGCTGTGAACCTGTGTCAACTCCTTCATGGGACTCAGTATTTGGCCCAGATTAGAGTGAGGTACAAGCAGAGCCCCTGGAGTGATTGGAGCGGCAGCCAGTCCGGAGTCACCTTGGAGACTG cTCCCACTGGACGCCTCGACTGGTGGATGAAGGTGTCAGGGGATCAGATGCCCAAACAACTTAACGTACAATTGTTTTGGAAG CCATCAAAACAATTCCGTGCCAATGGTCAAAATGTGTCATATATCGTCACAGCGCAAAAAACGCCGGGAGAAAAGGGAAAGTTGTGCTTTACAAGAGAGAGTTATTGTTCTCTTCGGGTTCCTGGAAGAGCAAAGAAAGTGTATCTGAGAGCTGTAAATGCAGCAGGGAAATCCCCACCCACTGAGGTTCGGATTTATCAACCCAAAG cGTATACTGCAGTATCAGAAGTCACGGCTGTTCCTTATGATGACACATCACTGCTGGTCTGGTGGAAAAGTGGCGTTACTCCTGGCCTCATTGGTTACGTGGTGGAATGGATCCCTTTGTTAGAAACAGGCCCCTCCCACTCCCAGTTTGAAATCGCTGACAAAAACCAATCCAGCCTTGTTATAACGG GCAGCTTTGAGCCCTACAAGCCCTATGGGATCTCTGTATATCCTAGATTTAAGGATGGGATAGGCCTTCCACAGACTGTTAATGCCTACTTGAGACAAAAGG CTCCATCCATGGttccaaaaatgaaaatgaaaaagtcttGGAAGCCATATATTGAGGTTACCTGGGATGAAATACCGTTAGACCAAAGGAATGGATTTATCCAGAACTACCAAATCTTCTACTGGGAAGAGGAAGGACCCATCAACA TTGTGAATGCAGATCCAGATGAGAGGAAGGTGACcctgaaaaacatcaacaccATGCATCTGTATAAAGCTTTCATGATGGTTAGCACGTCTGGTGGGAGCATAAATGGATCGACATTTGAATTTCAGTTTGAGTCTTTTG ATGCAGTTACTGTTGAGTTTATTGCAACTGGAGCTGGTGGACTGATATTTGTTATGATCATTGTCATTTTTCTGGTGCTGACTTGTTTCTCCAAACAAAAAAG GATTAAGGGTCATTTCTGGCCAGCTGTTCCAGATCCAGCAAACAGCAGTGTCAAACGATGGACATCAGAATCAACTCAG GATTCCTATCCTTCCTGGGACAACGAGGAGCCCAATCCAATATACCTGTCCCACCTCAGCTTCCTGGACCTCCCTATGAAGTcagacaaagaagaggatgaTCTTTGGTTAAACAATGCAGAGGACACCAGTGACCTGGGGGAGTCCATCTGTGGCTCACCATTCATCCCTGGATACTCTGGGTCAAATAGTGACTCTATTCCCTATGCTACTGTGATCTTCTCTAGTCCATGTAACAGCCCACCACCCAAAGAACCTCATGTGTACTTGCGCTCTGAATCCACACAGCCCCTCTTGGAGGCAGAAGAACCCTTCAGCCCGAAGTGCTACCAGAACATGACGCCTGTTGGGATGTCAGGGGAGCAGTGTTTATTTGGACCGTCCCATGATGGTGTACCTGAAGAAGGGCCAGACCCTGTTGCTCTCTGGGATGACTTTCCTTTTCTGCGAGCATTAGCCATGAATGATACTCAAAATGACTGA
- the LOC125016544 gene encoding uncharacterized protein LOC125016544 isoform X2: MCTLLVLFLSTIVLGSVSAGGVYCAKTARARAAALGLPYPGVHGAPDLHTPAHHEMHPQSYYKNDHELAETEPNMATYLQHQPGGSPFDEAMHKRAHPRSPDRFLLSHGSYSPSEYITDRELVFPRGQWDSDLTPTFEEVKRVALSTPAEAPSQADLVNWDPQGRYKPFSFVYNEHDLAVDESGPNRHGMSLSRLRLPQSMASRGHGAHQKDPSRYVLGSPHFINKGSGGATPGRGPAFGPGGRIGFSSQLAQHPHRSLNVKPFVQECHLLAVAGRGHFGSHCFTQVLLNRSLPRTLGGGLEIPMERKSR, translated from the exons ATGTGTACACTACTGGTGCTTTTTCTCAG CACTATTGTGCTGGGCTCCGTGTCAGCTGGAGGTGTGTATTGCGCAAAAACAGCAAGAG CCCGTGCAGCTGCGTTGGGTTTGCCTTATCCTGGAGTCCACGGAGCCCCTGATCTCCACACACCAGCTCACCACGAAATGCATCCCCAATCTTATTATAAGAATGATCACGAATTGGCAGAGACTGAACCTAACATGGCCACCTACCTACAACATCAGCCAGGAGGAAGCCCCTTCGACGAGGCAATGCATAAACGAGCTCACCCCAGGAGTCCTGACAGATTCCTGCTGAGCCACGGTTCTTACAGTCCAAGTGAATACATCACGGACCGAGAGCTCGTCTTTCCTAGAGGACAGTGGGATAGTGACCTCACGCCCACTTTTGAGGAAGTCAAGCGTGTTGCCCTGTCAACACCGGCTGAAGCCCCCAGCCAGGCTGACCTTGTGAATTGGGATCCTCAAGGTCGCTACAAGCCGTTCTCATTTGTCTACAATGAACATGACCTTGCAGTTGATGAGTCTGGCCCAAATAGACATGGCATGTCTCTGAGTCGGCTCCGGCTGCCCCAAAGCATGGCAAGCAGGGGTCACGGCGCTCACCAGAAGGATCCGAGCCGATATGTCCTTGGTTCGCCGCATTTTATCAACAAAGGAAGCGGCGGAGCGACGCCCGGCCGAGGTCCCGCGTTTGGTCCTGGGGGGAGAATCGGATTTAGCAGCCAACTTGCTCAGCATCCACACAGAAGCCTCAATGTCAAACCGTTTGTTCAAG AGTGCCATCTGTTGGCTGTGGCCGGTAGAGGACACTTTGGCTCACACTGCTTCACACAGGTGCTGCTTAACAGAAG CCTTCCCCGGACTCTTGGTGGTGGCCTGGAAATTCCAATGGAGAGAAAGAGTCGCTAA
- the LOC125016544 gene encoding uncharacterized protein LOC125016544 isoform X1, translating to MCTLLVLFLSTIVLGSVSAGGVYCAKTARARAAALGLPYPGVHGAPDLHTPAHHEMHPQSYYKNDHELAETEPNMATYLQHQPGGSPFDEAMHKRAHPRSPDRFLLSHGSYSPSEYITDRELVFPRGQWDSDLTPTFEEVKRVALSTPAEAPSQADLVNWDPQGRYKPFSFVYNEHDLAVDESGPNRHGMSLSRLRLPQSMASRGHGAHQKDPSRYVLGSPHFINKGSGGATPGRGPAFGPGGRIGFSSQLAQHPHRSLNVKPFVQECHLLAVAGRGHFGSHCFTQVLLNRRSAFDKSHNLFTVCCLQGLLVAMLISPNSLPRTLGGGLEIPMERKSR from the exons ATGTGTACACTACTGGTGCTTTTTCTCAG CACTATTGTGCTGGGCTCCGTGTCAGCTGGAGGTGTGTATTGCGCAAAAACAGCAAGAG CCCGTGCAGCTGCGTTGGGTTTGCCTTATCCTGGAGTCCACGGAGCCCCTGATCTCCACACACCAGCTCACCACGAAATGCATCCCCAATCTTATTATAAGAATGATCACGAATTGGCAGAGACTGAACCTAACATGGCCACCTACCTACAACATCAGCCAGGAGGAAGCCCCTTCGACGAGGCAATGCATAAACGAGCTCACCCCAGGAGTCCTGACAGATTCCTGCTGAGCCACGGTTCTTACAGTCCAAGTGAATACATCACGGACCGAGAGCTCGTCTTTCCTAGAGGACAGTGGGATAGTGACCTCACGCCCACTTTTGAGGAAGTCAAGCGTGTTGCCCTGTCAACACCGGCTGAAGCCCCCAGCCAGGCTGACCTTGTGAATTGGGATCCTCAAGGTCGCTACAAGCCGTTCTCATTTGTCTACAATGAACATGACCTTGCAGTTGATGAGTCTGGCCCAAATAGACATGGCATGTCTCTGAGTCGGCTCCGGCTGCCCCAAAGCATGGCAAGCAGGGGTCACGGCGCTCACCAGAAGGATCCGAGCCGATATGTCCTTGGTTCGCCGCATTTTATCAACAAAGGAAGCGGCGGAGCGACGCCCGGCCGAGGTCCCGCGTTTGGTCCTGGGGGGAGAATCGGATTTAGCAGCCAACTTGCTCAGCATCCACACAGAAGCCTCAATGTCAAACCGTTTGTTCAAG AGTGCCATCTGTTGGCTGTGGCCGGTAGAGGACACTTTGGCTCACACTGCTTCACACAGGTGCTGCTTAACAGAAGGTCAGCCTTTGACAAATCCCATAATCTGTTTACAGTCTGTTGTTTGCAAGGACTACTAGTGGCTATGCTAATTTCTCCAAATAGCCTTCCCCGGACTCTTGGTGGTGGCCTGGAAATTCCAATGGAGAGAAAGAGTCGCTAA